Proteins co-encoded in one Hypomesus transpacificus isolate Combined female unplaced genomic scaffold, fHypTra1 scaffold_124, whole genome shotgun sequence genomic window:
- the snapin gene encoding SNARE-associated protein Snapin, with protein MAALAVVETPSGRDAIAEGLLDLLKPAVQQLDLHVHSVRESQVELREHIDNLATELCRINEHQKVALDLDPYVKKLLNARRRVVLVNNILQNAQERLRRLNHNVAKETARRKTMLETSGVFTPRSPNKP; from the exons ATGGCTGCACTAGCAGTGGTGGAGACTCCGTCCGGGAGGGATGCGATTGCAGAGGGACTACTCGACCTTTTGAAACCAGCTGTCCAGCAGCTTGACCTGCATGTACACTCTGTGAG GGAGAGCCAAGTGGAATTACGAGAACACATTGATAATCTAGCCACAG AGCTATGCAGAATAAATGAACACCAGAAGGTGGCACTAGATCTTGATCCATATGTCAAAAAGCTTTTAAATGCAAGACGCCGGGTGGTGTTGGTCAACAACATTCTTCAAAATGCTcag GAGCGTCTACGAAGGCTTAATCACAATGTAGCAAAAGAGACGGCCCGCAGGAAGACCATGCTGGAGACTTCTGGAGTGTTTACGCCTCGTTCACCCAACAAACCATAA
- the chtopa gene encoding chromatin target of PRMT1a isoform X3, protein MSAPSSQKVVLKSTTKVSLNERFTNMLKNKQPTAVNVRATMQQQHMASARNRRLAQQMENRPSVQAALHHKQQSLKQRLGKSNIQARLGRPIGALLRGAAGGRGFAAGGIRGMTRGGLRGRGRGVLGRGAFPLRGMAQMRGRGGPGRVALRRGMRQRGGAPGRGAIVGRGAGRGVGARGRGGLRGRGAFPGRGGRGRGRGGVGRGVVTREQLDNQLDAYMSKTKGHLDAELDAYMAQADPEGME, encoded by the exons ATGAGTGCGCCCTCCTCCCAAAAGGTTGTGCTGAAAAGCACCACCAAGGTGTCCCTGAATGAGCG CTTCACTAACATGCTGAAGAACAAGCAGCCGACGGCAGTCAACGTCCGAGCTACAATGCAGCAACAGCACATGGCCAGCGCCCGTAACCGCCGCCTCGCCCAGCAGATGGAGAACAGGCCTTCTGTACAGGCTGCTCTGCATCACAAACAG CAGAGTTTGAAGCAGCGACTGGGAAAGAGCAATATCCAGGCCAGGCTTGGCCGGCCCATTGGGGCTCTTCTGCGGGGGGCggctggaggacgagggttTGCTGCCGGAGGGATACGAGGGATGACCAGAGGAGGTCTACGAGGCCGTGGAAGAGGAGTACTTGGAAGGGGAGCATTTCCCCTCAGAG GCATGGCTCAGATGCGTGGCCGTGGGGGTCCTGGGCGGGTAGCTCTCCGTAGGGGGATGCGTCAGCGAGGAGGGGCCCCAGGCCGGGGTGCCATCGTGGGCCGCGGAgctgggagaggggtgggagccCGAG GTCGAGGTGGGCTGCGTGGGCGCGGGGCCTTTCCCGGGAGAGGCGGACGCggcaggggcaggggaggagtcGGCCGTGGAGTCGTGACCCGCGAGCAGCTGGACAACCAGCTGGACGCCTACATGTCCAAGACCAAGGGCCACCTCGACGCCGAGCTGGACGCCTACATGGCCCAGGCTGATCCTGAAGGAATGGAGTGA
- the chtopa gene encoding chromatin target of PRMT1a isoform X4 translates to MSAPSSQKVVLKSTTKVSLNERFTNMLKNKQPTAVNVRATMQQQHMASARNRRLAQQMENRPSVQAALHHKQSLKQRLGKSNIQARLGRPIGALLRGAAGGRGFAAGGIRGMTRGGLRGRGRGVLGRGAFPLRGMAQMRGRGGPGRVALRRGMRQRGGAPGRGAIVGRGAGRGVGARGRGGLRGRGAFPGRGGRGRGRGGVGRGVVTREQLDNQLDAYMSKTKGHLDAELDAYMAQADPEGME, encoded by the exons ATGAGTGCGCCCTCCTCCCAAAAGGTTGTGCTGAAAAGCACCACCAAGGTGTCCCTGAATGAGCG CTTCACTAACATGCTGAAGAACAAGCAGCCGACGGCAGTCAACGTCCGAGCTACAATGCAGCAACAGCACATGGCCAGCGCCCGTAACCGCCGCCTCGCCCAGCAGATGGAGAACAGGCCTTCTGTACAGGCTGCTCTGCATCACAAACAG AGTTTGAAGCAGCGACTGGGAAAGAGCAATATCCAGGCCAGGCTTGGCCGGCCCATTGGGGCTCTTCTGCGGGGGGCggctggaggacgagggttTGCTGCCGGAGGGATACGAGGGATGACCAGAGGAGGTCTACGAGGCCGTGGAAGAGGAGTACTTGGAAGGGGAGCATTTCCCCTCAGAG GCATGGCTCAGATGCGTGGCCGTGGGGGTCCTGGGCGGGTAGCTCTCCGTAGGGGGATGCGTCAGCGAGGAGGGGCCCCAGGCCGGGGTGCCATCGTGGGCCGCGGAgctgggagaggggtgggagccCGAG GTCGAGGTGGGCTGCGTGGGCGCGGGGCCTTTCCCGGGAGAGGCGGACGCggcaggggcaggggaggagtcGGCCGTGGAGTCGTGACCCGCGAGCAGCTGGACAACCAGCTGGACGCCTACATGTCCAAGACCAAGGGCCACCTCGACGCCGAGCTGGACGCCTACATGGCCCAGGCTGATCCTGAAGGAATGGAGTGA
- the chtopa gene encoding chromatin target of PRMT1a isoform X1, with protein sequence MTNANASCGFVFAMRTDLIWTPRISLPPFPLSCPVSVPFPHPSLKSFTNMLKNKQPTAVNVRATMQQQHMASARNRRLAQQMENRPSVQAALHHKQQSLKQRLGKSNIQARLGRPIGALLRGAAGGRGFAAGGIRGMTRGGLRGRGRGVLGRGAFPLRGMAQMRGRGGPGRVALRRGMRQRGGAPGRGAIVGRGAGRGVGARGRGGLRGRGAFPGRGGRGRGRGGVGRGVVTREQLDNQLDAYMSKTKGHLDAELDAYMAQADPEGME encoded by the exons ATGACAAACGCCAATGCCTCCTGTGGCTTCGTCTTTGCTATGAGAACTGACTTGATTTGGACCCCCCGTATCTCTCTTccgcctttccctctctcttgccctgTGTCTGTTCCctttccccatccctcccttaaAAGCTTCACTAACATGCTGAAGAACAAGCAGCCGACGGCAGTCAACGTCCGAGCTACAATGCAGCAACAGCACATGGCCAGCGCCCGTAACCGCCGCCTCGCCCAGCAGATGGAGAACAGGCCTTCTGTACAGGCTGCTCTGCATCACAAACAG CAGAGTTTGAAGCAGCGACTGGGAAAGAGCAATATCCAGGCCAGGCTTGGCCGGCCCATTGGGGCTCTTCTGCGGGGGGCggctggaggacgagggttTGCTGCCGGAGGGATACGAGGGATGACCAGAGGAGGTCTACGAGGCCGTGGAAGAGGAGTACTTGGAAGGGGAGCATTTCCCCTCAGAG GCATGGCTCAGATGCGTGGCCGTGGGGGTCCTGGGCGGGTAGCTCTCCGTAGGGGGATGCGTCAGCGAGGAGGGGCCCCAGGCCGGGGTGCCATCGTGGGCCGCGGAgctgggagaggggtgggagccCGAG GTCGAGGTGGGCTGCGTGGGCGCGGGGCCTTTCCCGGGAGAGGCGGACGCggcaggggcaggggaggagtcGGCCGTGGAGTCGTGACCCGCGAGCAGCTGGACAACCAGCTGGACGCCTACATGTCCAAGACCAAGGGCCACCTCGACGCCGAGCTGGACGCCTACATGGCCCAGGCTGATCCTGAAGGAATGGAGTGA
- the chtopa gene encoding chromatin target of PRMT1a isoform X2 — protein MTNANASCGFVFAMRTDLIWTPRISLPPFPLSCPVSVPFPHPSLKSFTNMLKNKQPTAVNVRATMQQQHMASARNRRLAQQMENRPSVQAALHHKQSLKQRLGKSNIQARLGRPIGALLRGAAGGRGFAAGGIRGMTRGGLRGRGRGVLGRGAFPLRGMAQMRGRGGPGRVALRRGMRQRGGAPGRGAIVGRGAGRGVGARGRGGLRGRGAFPGRGGRGRGRGGVGRGVVTREQLDNQLDAYMSKTKGHLDAELDAYMAQADPEGME, from the exons ATGACAAACGCCAATGCCTCCTGTGGCTTCGTCTTTGCTATGAGAACTGACTTGATTTGGACCCCCCGTATCTCTCTTccgcctttccctctctcttgccctgTGTCTGTTCCctttccccatccctcccttaaAAGCTTCACTAACATGCTGAAGAACAAGCAGCCGACGGCAGTCAACGTCCGAGCTACAATGCAGCAACAGCACATGGCCAGCGCCCGTAACCGCCGCCTCGCCCAGCAGATGGAGAACAGGCCTTCTGTACAGGCTGCTCTGCATCACAAACAG AGTTTGAAGCAGCGACTGGGAAAGAGCAATATCCAGGCCAGGCTTGGCCGGCCCATTGGGGCTCTTCTGCGGGGGGCggctggaggacgagggttTGCTGCCGGAGGGATACGAGGGATGACCAGAGGAGGTCTACGAGGCCGTGGAAGAGGAGTACTTGGAAGGGGAGCATTTCCCCTCAGAG GCATGGCTCAGATGCGTGGCCGTGGGGGTCCTGGGCGGGTAGCTCTCCGTAGGGGGATGCGTCAGCGAGGAGGGGCCCCAGGCCGGGGTGCCATCGTGGGCCGCGGAgctgggagaggggtgggagccCGAG GTCGAGGTGGGCTGCGTGGGCGCGGGGCCTTTCCCGGGAGAGGCGGACGCggcaggggcaggggaggagtcGGCCGTGGAGTCGTGACCCGCGAGCAGCTGGACAACCAGCTGGACGCCTACATGTCCAAGACCAAGGGCCACCTCGACGCCGAGCTGGACGCCTACATGGCCCAGGCTGATCCTGAAGGAATGGAGTGA